From Arthrobacter sp. FW306-2-2C-D06B, a single genomic window includes:
- a CDS encoding putative quinol monooxygenase, whose translation MTFANVGSLGTKPGQRDAVVSILLRPKPELRGAGCLLYEVGVNEESPDTVFVCELWESAEAHQGSLQLDSVQAAISEAMPLLSGEMGGTRFTVLGSPIRDA comes from the coding sequence ATGACTTTTGCAAATGTGGGAAGCCTCGGCACGAAACCCGGCCAGCGCGACGCCGTCGTATCTATCCTGCTCAGACCGAAACCGGAGCTGCGGGGCGCGGGCTGCCTGCTCTACGAAGTGGGCGTCAACGAAGAATCGCCGGACACGGTCTTTGTCTGCGAACTATGGGAATCGGCGGAAGCGCACCAAGGATCGCTGCAGCTGGACAGCGTCCAGGCCGCCATAAGTGAGGCAATGCCACTGCTGTCCGGAGAGATGGGCGGGACCCGGTTCACAGTATTGGGCTCACCGATCCGCGACGCCTGA
- a CDS encoding ABC transporter permease, whose translation MNFEWLGRQSDNIVFLLGWHVLLAVTPLLLGLLIALPLGWWAHRSRRIYPLLVGVAGLLYTVPSLALFVLLPLVLGTKILDPLNIVAALTIYTVALLVRVVADALDSVPEDTVQAAKAMGYRGYQSLVKVELPVGVPVISAGLRVAAVSNVSLVSVAALLGIPQLGSLFTQGFQLRFFTPIIAGIILCVVLAMILDGLIILLNRWLTPWTPKVVAS comes from the coding sequence ATGAACTTCGAATGGCTGGGCCGCCAGTCCGACAACATCGTGTTCCTCCTCGGCTGGCACGTACTGCTCGCCGTCACTCCCCTCCTCCTGGGCCTGCTGATCGCACTTCCGCTTGGCTGGTGGGCGCACCGCAGCCGCCGGATCTACCCCCTTCTGGTCGGCGTGGCGGGCCTGCTGTACACGGTCCCTTCCCTCGCCCTGTTCGTCCTGTTGCCGCTGGTCCTTGGCACCAAGATCCTGGACCCGCTCAACATCGTGGCGGCACTGACCATCTACACCGTGGCTCTCCTTGTCCGCGTAGTGGCCGATGCCCTCGATTCCGTGCCGGAAGACACAGTCCAAGCCGCCAAGGCCATGGGCTACCGGGGATACCAGAGCCTGGTGAAAGTGGAGCTGCCCGTAGGCGTCCCCGTCATCAGCGCTGGACTCCGCGTCGCGGCGGTCTCCAACGTGAGCCTCGTTTCGGTGGCAGCGTTGCTAGGCATCCCGCAGCTCGGCTCGCTCTTCACCCAAGGCTTCCAGTTGCGGTTCTTCACCCCGATCATCGCCGGCATCATCCTCTGCGTGGTCCTCGCCATGATCCTCGACGGACTGATCATCCTCCTCAACCGGTGGCTCACACCGTGGACCCCCAAGGTGGTGGCATCATGA
- a CDS encoding IclR family transcriptional regulator, with product MARHGDPDHLKAGQAVAADSSTRTVERALALLSAVCTDGSISLSDAARVVDLSASTALRLLRTLEGSGFVKRDPGGNFRPGASVIQLGALALGQESLVSLCTPHMKRLVAETGESCYLSIPGPGETGIYIAIVEGTRSVRHTSWVGRSIPLEGSAAGKVLTGGQNGRGFAIVRSGVEDDITAVAAPIVIGGRTVAALSIVVPSYRLDEAKAQTFGEELARVANSILVEPSGDHEVPQESMEEK from the coding sequence GTGGCAAGACATGGTGATCCAGACCACTTGAAAGCAGGCCAAGCAGTGGCAGCAGATTCCTCCACACGGACGGTCGAAAGGGCCTTGGCCCTCCTGAGCGCAGTCTGCACGGATGGCTCCATCAGCCTGAGCGACGCAGCACGCGTTGTTGACTTGTCGGCCAGCACCGCACTCCGCCTCCTCCGCACCTTGGAAGGCAGCGGATTCGTGAAGCGGGATCCGGGCGGAAACTTCCGTCCTGGCGCCAGCGTGATCCAGTTGGGAGCCCTCGCGTTGGGACAGGAGTCCCTCGTATCGCTCTGCACGCCACACATGAAGCGGCTCGTCGCTGAAACGGGCGAGTCCTGCTATTTGAGCATTCCTGGTCCTGGGGAAACCGGAATCTACATTGCCATCGTCGAAGGTACCCGCTCTGTCCGGCACACCAGCTGGGTCGGCAGGAGCATTCCGCTGGAAGGATCAGCCGCTGGCAAGGTCCTCACCGGCGGTCAGAACGGCCGCGGCTTTGCCATCGTGCGAAGCGGCGTAGAAGACGACATCACGGCCGTCGCCGCACCCATTGTGATCGGCGGCCGCACCGTGGCAGCCCTCAGCATCGTCGTACCGAGCTACCGCTTGGACGAAGCGAAGGCCCAGACATTTGGCGAGGAACTGGCGAGGGTGGCGAACAGCATCCTCGTGGAACCCTCCGGAGACCATGAAGTGCCCCAGGAAAGCATGGAAGAGAAATGA
- a CDS encoding glutamine amidotransferase — MKPFLLLASRAEDAAAEEEYQAYLRFGGLVPEELQRIRMEAAPLPPLELSDYSGVIVGGSPFTSSDPPEHKSPVQKRVEKELAQLLDTIVATDFPFLGACYGVGTLGLHQGAVIDRTYGEGLGGVTIKLTAEGLQDPLLQGMSERFVAFTGHKEACTVLPGHAVLLAGSASCPVQMFRIKKNLYATQFHPELDSEGLVTRIDTYRHAGYFPPEAAGQLMADARKITATEPMKILGNFVRRYAIPQ, encoded by the coding sequence GTGAAGCCGTTTCTCCTGCTCGCATCTCGCGCCGAAGACGCCGCCGCCGAGGAAGAGTACCAGGCGTATCTTCGTTTTGGAGGGCTCGTTCCCGAGGAGCTACAACGCATCCGAATGGAGGCGGCGCCCCTGCCGCCGCTTGAGCTCTCTGACTATTCCGGCGTGATTGTGGGTGGCAGCCCCTTCACTTCGAGCGACCCGCCGGAACACAAGAGCCCGGTCCAGAAACGGGTGGAGAAGGAACTCGCGCAACTGCTGGACACGATTGTTGCCACCGACTTTCCCTTTCTGGGGGCTTGCTATGGGGTCGGAACCCTGGGGCTTCACCAAGGCGCCGTGATTGACCGGACCTACGGTGAGGGGCTCGGCGGGGTAACCATCAAACTCACGGCTGAGGGCCTCCAAGACCCGCTCCTCCAAGGCATGTCCGAGCGCTTTGTCGCCTTTACCGGCCATAAGGAAGCCTGCACGGTCCTGCCGGGACACGCGGTGTTGCTGGCCGGTTCGGCCTCTTGCCCCGTGCAGATGTTCCGGATCAAAAAGAACCTGTACGCCACCCAATTCCATCCGGAGCTCGACTCCGAGGGGCTCGTCACGCGGATCGACACCTACCGCCACGCCGGATACTTCCCGCCCGAGGCTGCTGGACAGCTGATGGCAGACGCCCGGAAGATCACGGCGACCGAACCGATGAAGATCCTCGGCAACTTTGTCCGCCGATACGCGATTCCTCAATAA
- a CDS encoding allantoate amidohydrolase — translation METVNQLLDSIKDVGRDAVRGGYSRAVYSTPELDLRHWFIEQAQQRGLGVETDRNGIIWAWWGKPQDGALVTGSHLDSVPGGGAFDGPLGVASALAAVDVLVSRGLDPGRSLAITVFPEEEGSRFGVACLGSRLLTGAIDVDKALNLRDVDGNTFADIARSNGLDPRHVGPDPETMARIGDFVELHVEQGKGLGQGGPAIAVGSSILGHGRWKLSVSGQGNHAGTTLMADRADPMVAAAQIVVAVRDTAARQPDARATVGRLTPVPGGTNVIASRVDLWLDARHPDDAVTAQLIESIYRAAREIAASEGCTVTLTEESYSDTVHFDPGLSRRIGELLPGAPVLATGAGHDAGVLAGHVPSAMLFVRNPSGISHSPEEYVADEDASAGAVALADVLEGLL, via the coding sequence GTGGAAACCGTCAATCAGCTCCTTGACTCAATCAAGGACGTGGGCCGCGATGCGGTGCGCGGGGGATACTCCAGGGCGGTATATTCCACGCCCGAGCTCGACCTCAGGCACTGGTTCATCGAACAAGCCCAACAGCGCGGCCTCGGCGTCGAGACCGACCGCAACGGCATTATCTGGGCCTGGTGGGGAAAGCCCCAGGACGGTGCGCTTGTCACTGGCAGCCACCTTGACTCCGTCCCGGGAGGAGGGGCCTTTGACGGGCCGCTTGGCGTCGCGTCCGCACTCGCCGCCGTCGATGTCCTCGTTTCCCGCGGTCTAGATCCGGGGCGTTCCCTGGCCATCACAGTCTTCCCCGAAGAAGAAGGATCCCGCTTTGGCGTAGCCTGCCTGGGCTCGCGGCTCCTGACCGGTGCCATCGACGTCGACAAGGCTCTGAACCTGCGCGATGTCGACGGCAACACGTTCGCCGACATCGCCCGGAGCAATGGCCTGGATCCGCGGCACGTCGGTCCCGATCCGGAAACCATGGCGCGAATCGGCGACTTCGTTGAACTGCATGTGGAACAGGGAAAGGGGCTGGGCCAAGGCGGGCCGGCCATCGCTGTCGGAAGCTCCATTCTGGGCCACGGCCGCTGGAAGCTGAGCGTCAGCGGCCAAGGCAACCACGCCGGGACCACTCTTATGGCGGACCGCGCCGATCCCATGGTCGCGGCCGCGCAAATCGTCGTTGCCGTCCGCGACACCGCGGCGCGGCAGCCCGATGCGCGGGCCACCGTGGGGCGCTTGACCCCAGTTCCCGGCGGCACCAACGTGATTGCCTCGCGCGTGGATCTGTGGCTTGACGCCCGCCATCCCGACGACGCCGTGACGGCACAACTGATCGAATCGATCTACCGTGCGGCCCGGGAAATCGCGGCAAGCGAGGGATGCACCGTCACCCTCACCGAGGAGTCCTACAGCGACACCGTGCACTTCGATCCCGGGCTGAGCCGACGCATCGGCGAGCTCCTGCCCGGCGCGCCGGTGCTGGCAACCGGCGCCGGGCACGACGCCGGAGTCTTGGCTGGACATGTCCCCTCGGCGATGCTTTTCGTCCGCAACCCGAGCGGAATCTCGCACTCCCCGGAAGAGTACGTGGCCGATGAGGACGCCTCAGCCGGCGCGGTCGCCCTCGCTGACGTTCTGGAGGGACTCTTATGA
- a CDS encoding aromatic amino acid ammonia-lyase: MIEIDGLRLQLADIATVAAGGAKVTLTPSAVERMAASQRSARATALSRPVYGRSTGVGANRSVTLDAGDKDVNVHGLNLLRSHAVDAGRVLDRETVRAMLVIRLSQLAAGASGINPSVADAVVDMLNADALPEVREFGGIGTADLAALAGTALTLLGERTTMAGRPVPSPLVTWATEDALPFISSSALTIAQAALAQQKLATLMENLTTVSALSFAAMSGNPEAFSPEVAWAADSPAVTEMAGVLRGLVEGSGAPARIQDPYCLRTLPQALGSVMEELGALGTLLERLVVAGHENPLVYGSAEDGSNGVAHHGLFQMTSLARRVDALQLAIGAACATNLRRISLLCDPAYTGLHRFLAGDNAGQSGVMMLEYVAAAAVGRIRGNAQPVSLQTVVLSLGAEEDASFASVASSRMDSSVRALSTLVGIELLCASRALRLQGRTRGEFTSPRFRKAFDTGLSLPADVQDRDLRPDVDAATHLAMLPEFGN, encoded by the coding sequence ATGATCGAAATCGACGGCCTCCGGTTGCAGCTGGCCGACATCGCAACCGTGGCAGCGGGCGGCGCGAAGGTGACACTGACGCCGTCGGCCGTTGAACGGATGGCCGCCTCCCAGCGCTCCGCCCGTGCGACGGCACTGTCCCGTCCCGTCTACGGGCGGTCCACCGGCGTCGGGGCCAACCGCTCCGTGACGCTCGACGCCGGGGACAAGGACGTCAACGTTCACGGCTTGAACCTCTTGCGCAGCCACGCCGTCGACGCCGGCCGGGTCCTGGACCGCGAAACCGTCAGGGCAATGCTTGTCATCAGGCTGTCCCAGCTTGCTGCGGGCGCGTCCGGCATCAACCCGTCTGTGGCCGACGCAGTTGTGGACATGCTCAACGCCGATGCCTTGCCCGAGGTCCGCGAATTCGGCGGAATCGGCACTGCGGACCTGGCCGCCCTGGCGGGAACGGCGCTCACCCTCCTTGGCGAGCGCACCACTATGGCCGGCAGGCCCGTCCCTTCGCCTCTGGTCACCTGGGCCACCGAGGATGCCCTTCCATTCATCAGTTCCAGCGCCCTCACTATCGCCCAGGCCGCACTCGCCCAGCAAAAGCTCGCAACGCTCATGGAAAACCTGACCACAGTGAGCGCGTTGTCCTTCGCGGCAATGTCCGGGAATCCCGAGGCGTTCAGCCCCGAAGTCGCGTGGGCAGCTGATTCGCCCGCAGTCACTGAGATGGCCGGGGTGCTGCGCGGCCTCGTGGAAGGCAGCGGTGCCCCGGCGAGAATCCAGGACCCGTACTGCCTGCGCACCCTGCCGCAGGCCCTCGGCTCGGTGATGGAGGAGCTGGGCGCGCTCGGTACTCTTTTGGAGCGTTTGGTTGTGGCCGGTCATGAAAACCCGCTGGTGTACGGTTCCGCAGAGGACGGCAGCAATGGAGTAGCCCACCACGGCCTGTTCCAGATGACCAGCCTCGCGCGCCGCGTAGATGCCCTACAACTGGCCATCGGTGCGGCGTGCGCAACGAACCTTCGGAGGATCAGCTTGCTGTGCGATCCGGCATACACCGGTCTCCACCGATTCCTTGCGGGCGACAATGCCGGCCAGTCCGGCGTCATGATGCTTGAATACGTGGCGGCCGCAGCGGTCGGCCGCATTCGAGGCAATGCACAGCCTGTGAGCCTGCAAACGGTGGTGCTCTCGCTGGGCGCCGAAGAAGATGCCAGTTTCGCGAGTGTGGCCAGCTCCCGCATGGATTCCAGCGTGCGGGCGCTTTCAACGTTGGTTGGCATCGAACTCCTTTGCGCATCGCGCGCGCTCAGGCTGCAGGGCAGGACGCGCGGAGAATTCACGAGTCCGCGGTTCCGAAAGGCCTTCGACACCGGTCTATCGTTGCCCGCCGATGTCCAGGATCGGGATCTCCGCCCCGATGTCGACGCCGCGACCCACCTGGCCATGCTTCCGGAATTCGGGAACTAA
- a CDS encoding serine hydrolase: MLTAFAAILALTVTATVYSSAHARSSVSHKVSAMASATPSAAPTATPSMAGTTSTAAPSSTPAEAPTAAPAVAAPAAAAPAVPAAPATGVTPALDAEINGIIDANSQYQVGVTLIDLSDGSSHQYGVQAPFEAASTAKVLAAAAYYHLVETGAVSLDDPLGEYTAGFQIKEMIQDSDNDSWSLVMDAVGYSELQSYAASIGVSYDPMNNTLTPSEMASIMAGLYGRKLLDQQDTAQLLSYMRNTNYESLIPAAVPAGVTVFHKYGLLDDELHDASILTNGTNSYAFVVYTKGQDESDIPARTDLFHQLTQAVVNGLF; encoded by the coding sequence TTGCTCACAGCATTTGCGGCCATTCTGGCCCTGACCGTGACCGCCACGGTCTACTCTTCCGCGCACGCCCGCTCATCCGTCTCACATAAGGTATCGGCGATGGCGAGCGCCACGCCGTCGGCAGCTCCAACCGCAACCCCGTCGATGGCGGGCACGACGTCGACCGCCGCACCGTCGTCGACGCCGGCCGAGGCGCCGACTGCCGCTCCAGCAGTCGCAGCTCCCGCAGCCGCTGCGCCCGCTGTGCCGGCTGCGCCGGCTACGGGCGTGACCCCCGCTTTGGACGCCGAGATCAACGGCATCATCGACGCGAACAGCCAGTACCAAGTCGGCGTCACCCTGATCGACTTGTCCGATGGCTCAAGCCATCAGTACGGGGTCCAGGCGCCATTCGAGGCAGCAAGCACCGCCAAGGTCCTGGCTGCCGCCGCGTACTATCACCTCGTCGAAACGGGCGCCGTGTCCCTTGACGATCCCTTGGGCGAGTACACAGCCGGATTCCAGATCAAGGAGATGATCCAGGACAGCGACAACGACTCCTGGTCCTTGGTCATGGACGCTGTCGGCTATTCGGAGCTCCAGTCGTATGCCGCATCGATCGGCGTCAGCTATGACCCCATGAACAACACCCTGACTCCAAGCGAAATGGCCAGCATCATGGCTGGTCTCTACGGCAGGAAACTTCTGGACCAGCAGGACACCGCACAGCTGTTGTCTTACATGCGGAACACCAACTACGAATCACTCATCCCCGCCGCGGTGCCGGCCGGGGTCACTGTTTTCCACAAGTACGGACTGCTCGACGACGAACTCCACGACGCCAGCATCCTCACCAACGGCACCAACTCCTACGCGTTCGTGGTCTACACCAAGGGTCAGGACGAGAGTGATATCCCTGCCCGCACCGACCTCTTCCACCAGCTCACCCAGGCTGTGGTGAACGGCCTGTTCTAA
- a CDS encoding ABC transporter substrate-binding protein, with translation MKKYLTGFALAAATAIALSACGGGDPMSSTNNNSPAAGSTDSIIVGSADFPESQLIAKIYAEALKSKGVKVTEKPSIGSREVTIPALKDGSIDLMPEYGGALLQYLDASTKAVTSDEVTKELSTRIPSGLTQLTASKAQDKDVLAVKKETADKYNLKSVSDLQPAAKDLVLGGPPEWKTRINGVAGLKSVYNLDFKEFSALDAGGPLTLNALLSGQVQVADLFSTDPAIAANNLVALEDNKNLFLSENIVPVINQKKASDTVKTVLDKVSAALTTDDLIQMNGRTAKFEDMGQIAQDWLKSKNLA, from the coding sequence ATGAAAAAGTACCTGACTGGCTTCGCCCTGGCGGCAGCCACCGCCATCGCCCTGAGCGCTTGTGGCGGTGGGGATCCCATGAGTTCCACCAACAACAACTCCCCGGCCGCAGGATCGACGGACAGCATCATCGTGGGCTCCGCGGACTTCCCGGAAAGCCAGCTCATCGCCAAGATCTACGCCGAGGCCCTCAAATCGAAGGGCGTCAAGGTTACTGAAAAGCCCAGCATCGGCAGCCGCGAAGTCACCATCCCGGCGCTGAAGGACGGTTCAATCGACCTCATGCCGGAATACGGCGGGGCCCTATTGCAGTACCTCGATGCCTCCACCAAAGCCGTCACCTCTGATGAGGTCACCAAAGAGCTGAGCACCAGGATTCCGTCCGGGCTCACCCAGCTGACGGCGTCCAAGGCCCAGGACAAGGACGTGTTGGCGGTCAAGAAGGAAACCGCCGACAAGTACAACCTCAAGTCCGTCAGCGACCTCCAGCCTGCTGCCAAGGACCTCGTCCTCGGCGGCCCGCCGGAGTGGAAGACTCGTATCAACGGTGTCGCCGGCCTGAAGTCCGTCTACAACCTCGACTTCAAGGAATTCTCAGCGCTCGACGCCGGCGGTCCGCTCACGCTGAACGCCCTCCTTTCCGGTCAGGTACAGGTTGCCGACCTTTTCAGCACCGATCCCGCAATCGCCGCCAACAACCTGGTTGCCCTCGAAGACAACAAGAACCTCTTCTTGTCCGAGAACATCGTTCCCGTCATCAACCAGAAGAAGGCCAGCGACACCGTCAAGACCGTGCTGGACAAGGTCTCCGCCGCGTTGACCACTGATGACCTGATCCAGATGAACGGCAGGACCGCCAAGTTCGAGGACATGGGACAAATCGCCCAGGACTGGCTCAAGTCCAAGAACCTGGCCTAG
- a CDS encoding ABC transporter permease: MINYLFNPAHWTGADGIPTLIGEHLLYSLIALVVAAIIAVPLGIYIGVTGKGVFMIAGLANALRALPSVGLLILLVLLISPAFPSKMGYILPSLIVLVLLAVPPILTNTYAGVRAVDAAAVDAAKGMGFRTMKILTDIQLPCSLPLMLSGVRSALLQIISTATIAAYISLGGLGRLLIDGKAQNDYSQMVAGAVLVALLALFFDQLLAFITRRVVSPGLTRRTVKAAAPAAAADSVKTPVTV, from the coding sequence ATGATCAACTACTTGTTCAATCCCGCACACTGGACCGGTGCCGACGGCATCCCCACCCTGATCGGTGAGCACCTCCTCTACTCCCTCATCGCCCTCGTCGTCGCGGCCATCATCGCAGTTCCGCTCGGCATCTACATCGGCGTCACGGGCAAGGGCGTCTTCATGATCGCGGGCCTCGCGAACGCCCTCCGCGCCCTCCCCAGCGTGGGCCTGCTGATCCTCTTGGTCCTGCTGATCTCGCCCGCTTTCCCGTCCAAAATGGGCTACATCCTGCCCAGCCTCATCGTCCTGGTGCTCCTTGCGGTCCCACCGATCCTGACCAACACCTACGCCGGCGTCCGCGCGGTAGACGCCGCCGCCGTCGACGCCGCCAAGGGCATGGGCTTCCGCACCATGAAGATCCTCACGGACATCCAGCTCCCCTGCTCGCTCCCACTCATGCTGTCCGGCGTCCGTAGCGCACTGCTGCAGATCATCTCGACGGCGACCATCGCCGCGTACATTTCGCTCGGCGGCCTCGGACGGCTGCTGATCGACGGCAAGGCCCAGAACGACTACAGCCAGATGGTTGCCGGCGCCGTCCTGGTCGCCCTGCTGGCCCTGTTCTTCGACCAATTGCTCGCCTTCATCACCCGCAGGGTCGTCTCACCCGGACTGACCCGGCGCACCGTCAAGGCTGCCGCCCCGGCCGCAGCGGCTGACTCCGTGAAAACCCCCGTCACGGTCTAA
- a CDS encoding urocanate hydratase yields MAPADFTTGARPVKAARGTELTAKSWQTEAPLRMLMNNLDPEVAERPDDLVVYGGTGRAARSWAAFDAITRTLETMEKDETLLVQSGKPVGVFRTNEWAPRVLLANSNLVGDWATWPEFRRLETEGLMMYGQMTAGSWIYIGTQGILQGTYETFAAVGNKLRAEGRLAPAAEGSTEGPLAGTLTLTGGCGGMGGAQPLAVTLNDGACLIVDVDESRLRRRVGKRYLDEVETDLDTAIAKVVKAKDERRGWSVGYVGNAAEVFPELLARHRAGEISIDVVTDQTSAHDPLSYLPEGVTVAEWHTEAEADPEGFTKKAQASMARHVQAMVEFQDAGAEVFDYGNSIRDEARKGGYDRAFEFPGFVPAYIRPLFCEGLGPFRWVALSGDPEDIAVTDKAIKELFPENTHLHKWLDAAAERVEFEGLPARICWLGYGERAKAGLLFNQLVAEGKVKAPIVIGRDHLDSGSVASPYRETESMKDGSDAIADWPLLNALTAASSGATWVSIHHGGGVGIGRSIHTGQVSVADGTELAAQKLERLLTNDPGMGVIRHADAGYDRAIDVAHERGVRIPMEETR; encoded by the coding sequence ATGGCACCCGCCGATTTCACTACCGGAGCCCGTCCGGTCAAGGCCGCGCGCGGCACGGAGCTGACTGCGAAGAGCTGGCAGACCGAAGCGCCGTTGCGGATGTTGATGAACAACCTGGACCCGGAGGTCGCCGAGCGTCCGGATGACCTGGTCGTGTACGGCGGCACGGGCCGGGCTGCCCGGTCCTGGGCCGCGTTCGACGCGATCACCCGGACCCTCGAGACCATGGAGAAGGACGAGACCTTGCTGGTGCAGTCCGGCAAGCCCGTGGGCGTGTTCCGCACGAACGAGTGGGCGCCGCGGGTGTTGCTGGCGAACTCGAACCTCGTGGGTGACTGGGCGACGTGGCCGGAGTTCCGCCGCCTCGAGACCGAGGGCCTGATGATGTACGGGCAGATGACCGCGGGGTCCTGGATCTACATCGGCACCCAGGGCATCCTGCAGGGCACCTACGAGACGTTCGCCGCCGTCGGGAACAAACTACGCGCCGAGGGCCGCCTGGCCCCCGCCGCGGAGGGTTCCACGGAGGGCCCGTTGGCGGGGACGTTGACGCTGACCGGCGGGTGCGGTGGCATGGGCGGGGCCCAGCCGCTCGCGGTGACCCTGAACGATGGTGCCTGCCTGATCGTGGACGTGGACGAGTCCCGGTTGCGCCGCCGGGTGGGCAAACGCTACCTGGACGAGGTCGAAACCGACCTGGACACCGCGATCGCCAAGGTCGTCAAGGCCAAGGACGAGCGCCGCGGCTGGTCCGTGGGGTACGTGGGCAACGCCGCCGAGGTCTTCCCCGAACTCCTGGCCCGGCACCGGGCCGGGGAGATCAGCATCGATGTCGTGACCGACCAGACCTCCGCGCACGACCCGCTCTCCTACCTGCCCGAGGGCGTCACCGTGGCCGAGTGGCACACCGAGGCCGAAGCGGACCCGGAAGGGTTCACGAAGAAGGCCCAGGCCTCCATGGCCAGGCACGTCCAGGCCATGGTCGAGTTCCAGGACGCCGGGGCCGAGGTCTTTGACTACGGCAACTCCATCCGCGACGAGGCCCGCAAGGGCGGCTACGACCGGGCGTTCGAGTTCCCCGGCTTCGTCCCGGCCTACATCCGTCCGCTGTTCTGCGAGGGCCTGGGCCCGTTCCGCTGGGTCGCGCTCTCCGGTGACCCCGAAGACATCGCCGTGACCGACAAGGCCATCAAGGAACTGTTCCCGGAGAACACCCACCTGCACAAATGGCTCGACGCCGCCGCCGAACGCGTCGAATTCGAAGGCCTCCCCGCGAGGATCTGCTGGCTCGGCTACGGCGAACGCGCCAAGGCAGGGCTGCTGTTCAACCAGCTCGTGGCCGAAGGCAAAGTCAAGGCCCCCATCGTGATCGGCCGGGACCACCTGGACTCCGGCTCCGTGGCCTCCCCCTACCGGGAAACCGAGTCCATGAAGGACGGCTCCGACGCGATCGCCGACTGGCCCCTGCTCAACGCCCTGACCGCCGCGTCCTCCGGCGCGACCTGGGTCTCCATCCACCACGGCGGCGGCGTGGGCATCGGCCGCTCCATCCACACCGGCCAGGTCTCCGTGGCCGACGGCACCGAACTCGCCGCCCAAAAACTCGAACGCCTCCTCACCAACGACCCCGGCATGGGCGTCATCCGCCACGCCGACGCCGGCTACGACCGCGCGATCGACGTCGCCCACGAACGCGGCGTCCGCATCCCCATGGAAGAAACCCGCTAA
- a CDS encoding ABC transporter ATP-binding protein — translation MIKFENVTKAYPDGTVAVDGLNLEAPTGKLTILVGPSGCGKTTSLRMINRLIEPTSGTIYLDDQPTSGMDAALLRRRIGYVIQHAGLFPHRTIVDNVATMPVLLGESRQKARMKALELMERVGLPASFAKRYPWQLSGGQQQRVGVARALASDPAFMLMDEPFSAVDPVVRAQLQDEFLRLQREIGKTIIMVTHDIDEALKLGDQVAVMRVGGKLAQMATPSELLTSPADEFVADFVGRDRGYRSLGFTNAAGSVAVAEEAVVTLGASAAEAQNKATGAWVLVVDGGRKPLGWAQADLIDGELKREHLNLSGTSASSSGTMRQLLDAALSSPSRRGVVVNEHGELIGTVTATDVVKAIEAEPHLETAR, via the coding sequence ATGATCAAGTTCGAAAATGTCACCAAGGCGTACCCGGACGGGACGGTCGCCGTCGACGGCCTCAACCTCGAGGCGCCCACCGGCAAGTTGACCATCCTGGTTGGCCCGTCCGGCTGCGGCAAGACCACTTCGCTGAGGATGATCAACCGCCTCATCGAACCCACCAGCGGTACCATCTACCTCGATGACCAGCCGACCTCCGGCATGGACGCAGCGTTGCTGCGGCGCCGGATCGGCTACGTCATCCAGCACGCAGGCCTTTTCCCGCACCGCACGATCGTCGACAACGTGGCAACGATGCCCGTCCTGCTCGGCGAGAGCAGGCAGAAGGCCCGCATGAAGGCCCTCGAACTCATGGAGCGCGTGGGACTCCCTGCGAGCTTCGCCAAGCGCTACCCGTGGCAGCTCTCCGGTGGACAGCAGCAGCGCGTGGGCGTGGCCCGGGCTTTGGCTTCGGATCCGGCCTTCATGCTCATGGACGAACCCTTCAGCGCGGTTGACCCCGTGGTCCGGGCACAGCTCCAGGACGAGTTCCTCCGGCTGCAGCGCGAGATCGGCAAGACCATCATCATGGTCACCCACGACATCGACGAGGCCCTCAAGCTCGGCGACCAGGTTGCCGTGATGCGCGTCGGCGGAAAACTCGCCCAGATGGCCACGCCGTCGGAGCTGCTGACCTCTCCGGCTGACGAATTCGTAGCCGACTTCGTCGGACGCGACCGTGGCTACCGTTCCCTCGGTTTCACCAACGCGGCCGGCTCGGTAGCAGTTGCCGAAGAAGCTGTGGTCACCCTTGGCGCCTCCGCCGCCGAGGCGCAAAACAAGGCCACAGGAGCCTGGGTGCTGGTGGTCGACGGTGGCCGGAAGCCGCTCGGCTGGGCACAGGCCGATCTCATCGACGGCGAGCTCAAGAGGGAGCACCTTAACCTCAGCGGCACGTCCGCATCATCGTCCGGGACCATGCGCCAGTTGCTCGACGCAGCCCTTTCCTCCCCCAGCAGGCGCGGCGTCGTCGTCAATGAACACGGCGAGCTCATCGGCACAGTGACCGCCACCGACGTCGTCAAGGCAATCGAGGCCGAACCGCACCTGGAGACGGCCCGATGA